The following proteins are encoded in a genomic region of Coffea eugenioides isolate CCC68of chromosome 6, Ceug_1.0, whole genome shotgun sequence:
- the LOC113773289 gene encoding receptor-like protein 7 encodes MTSQMHFRLLLVLVLSDLYSIIDVKLASARCLSEEMDLLLQLRNNLTYDASLSTKLVSWDEQSDCCSWRGVRCDDAGHVIDLDLSSDSISGNLDDSSSLFRLQFLRRLNLAGNSFDSTQLPTGFGMLKELVYLNLSETGFAGQIPSEFSRISRLVTLDLSTFSPGYILSLKLESPNLNMLVHNLTRLRDLRLDGVAIAAAGDDWCLALSSALPDLRVLSLSNCNISGPLDSSLAKLQSLSVIKLDGNIFSSPLPDFFAEFANLTALSAGSCGLIGEAPQRIFQLPSLRTIDLSNNRELGGSLPEFPENGSLETLELSYTYFSGNLPDSIGNLKMLSSLRLFGCNFSGPIASSISSLSQLVAIDLSVNHLTGSLPSFSLSRKLRSIGLRDNKLIGKIPLEWEGLKNLTFLDLSDNSLSGELPAFLFSLPSLETLTLPNNRFSGQISELQSPSLSPLEQLDLSGNNLEGPIPKFVFKITGLSTLSLASNKFTGTVELIEFMELKNLFSLDLSYNKLSVGTSGSDSAFSLLPQFNSLMLASCKLQKFPFLQNQSRLNMLDLSENQITGEIPNWIWEVHDGYLPYVNLSCNHFTGLQEPYHFHTHQYLDLHSNLLIGGIPLPPRSAVYVDFSSNKFTSSLPADIGNHLSSAMNLSIANNSIVGGIPLSLCNASLLEVLDLSGNSLSSSIPSCLIEKSRSLVVLDLHGNKLSGNIPDTFPRDCKLETLDLSFNQLEGKVPESLVNCTKLTALNLGHNRIGSSPSMPCSVVHVRFETSIGKLQP; translated from the coding sequence ATGACATCTCAGATGCATTTCCGGCTCCTTTTGGTCCTAGTTCTCTCAGATTTGTACAGCATCATTGATGTCAAGTTGGCGTCAGCCCGATGCCTGAGTGAAGAGATGGATTTGTTGCTTCAGTTGAGGAACAACCTCACGTATGACGCTTCGCTTTCTACCAAGCTGGTGAGCTGGGATGAACAGAGTGATTGCTGCAGTTGGAGAGGCGTGCGTTGTGACGATGCGGGCCATGTTATTGACCTCGACCTTAGCAGTGATTCAATCTCTGGCAATCTTGACGATTCAAGCAGTCTTTTCCGCCTCCAATTTCTCCGGAGATTGAACTTAGCTGGAAACTCCTTCGACTCTACGCAGTTGCCAACGGGGTTTGGAATGCTAAAGGAATTGGTTTACCTGAACCTGTCAGAAACAGGCTTTGCTGGGCAAATCCCGAGCGAGTTTTCACGGATTTCGAGGTTGGTAACTCTGGACCTCTCTACTTTTTCACCTGGCTACATCCTCTCGCTCAAACTTGAGAGCCCAAATCTTAATATGTTGGTTCACAACCTCACAAGGCTTAGAGATCTTCGTCTTGACGGCGTAGCTATTGCCGCGGCCGGGGATGATTGGTGCCTTGCACTGTCATCTGCACTGCCTGATTTGCGAGTCTTGAGTTTGTCCAACTGCAATATTTCAGGCCCCCTAGATTCCTCTTTGGCAAAACTTCAGTCTCTTTCTGTTATCAAGCTGGATGGCAATATTTTTTCATCTCCACTTCCAGATTTCTTTGCAGAATTTGCCAATCTAACTGCCTTGAGTGCTGGATCGTGTGGCTTGATAGGAGAAGCTCCTCAACGGATATTCCAATTGCCaagtctacggaccattgacTTATCAAACAATAGAGAACTTGGTGGCTCTTTACCAGAATTCCCTGAAAACGGGTCCCTAGAGACTCTGGAGCTTAGCTACACTTACTTTTCGGGGAATTTACCAGATTCCATTGGCAATCTCAAAATGTTGTCCAGCTTGAGGCTTTTTGGTTGCAATTTTTCAGGACCAATCGCTAGTTCAATATCTAGCCTTTCCCAGCTTGTCGCTATCGACCTGTCCGTGAATCATTTAACCGGTTCACTCCCATCATTTAGCCTGTCCAGGAAACTTCGTTCTATAGGCCTTCGCGATAATAAATTGATTGGCAAGATTCCATTAGAATGGGAAGGCCTCAAGAATCTGACCTTTCTTGACCTGAGCGACAATTCACTTAGTGGAGAACTTCCAGCATTCCTGTTTTCTCTGCCATCACTAGAGACCTTAACACTTCCGAACAACCGTTTTTCTGGTCAGATCAGTGAATTGCAAAGCCCATCTCTGTCTCCACTAGAACAACTTGACTTGAGTGGCAACAATCTTGAAGGGCCTATACCCAAGTTTGTTTTCAAAATCACTGGTCTCTCGACTCTCTCTCTTGCTTCTAATAAATTTACAGGCACAGTAGAACTGATCGAATTTATGGAGCTCAAGAATCTTTTCAGTCTTGATCTGTCATACAATAAGCTGTCAGTTGGCACAAGCGGAAGTGACTCTGCCTTTTCTTTGCTCCCCCAGTTTAATAGTTTGATGTTAGCctcttgcaagctgcaaaagtTTCCCTTTCTGCAGAACCAATCAAGATTGAATATGCTAGATCTTTCAGAAAACCAAATAACTGGTGAGATACCAAACTGGATATGGGAAGTTCATGATGGTTATCTCCCATATGTGAATCTATCTTGTAACCATTTCACGGGCCTTCAAGAGCCTTACCATTTTCACACTCATCAATATCTTGATTTGCACTCGAATCTGCTTATTGGAGGCATCCCTTTACCACCGCGATCAGCTGTCTATGTGGACTTCTCAAGCAATAAATTTACTTCTTCGCTTCCAGCTGATATCGGTAATCATCTCTCATCTGCCATGAACTTGAGCATCGCAAACAACAGCATTGTTGGCGGCATTCCTCTTTCATTATGTAATGCGAGTCTTCTGGAAGTACTTGACCTGTCGGGTAATAGTTTAAGCAGCTCCATACCTTCATGTTTGATAGAAAAGTCCAGATCCCTCGTGGTACTGGATTTACATGGAAACAAGCTAAGTGGAAATATACCCGATACATTTCCGAGGGACTGCAAGTTAGAGACATTGGACCTGAGTTTTAATCAATTAGAAGGCAAGGTTCCAGAATCTTTGGTCAACTGCACAAAGCTAACGGCATTAAACCTCGGCCACAACAGGATTGGCAGCTCACCCTCCATGCCATGTTCAGTTGTTCACGTCCGCTTTGAAACTAGTATTGGCAAATTGCAACCCTAA